A single window of Drosophila suzukii chromosome 3, CBGP_Dsuzu_IsoJpt1.0, whole genome shotgun sequence DNA harbors:
- the eIF4E3 gene encoding eukaryotic translation initiation factor 4E1: MVYTGFESYGLQNAGETEWVQYGEPNDWEQSLAVYDGVGFMSGDEQEMPSLNRVMSLIDYDLAMKHPLERTWTLWHWENDRTKSWTEMLSDVTSFNTVEDFFSVYYFVKPPSDLKIFNDYMVFKEGVRPMWEDDANKEGGRWIMLLDKASKGFIDKLWHDLLLCMIGECFQFSDEICGVVINVRNKANKLSLWTKDSRNSRAILSIGTQMKELLQLGELELQYQLHTDAMVQHGPNVHSIYKL; encoded by the exons atGGTGTACACCGGTTTCGAAAGCTACGGATTACAAAATGCTGGGGAAACTG AATGGGTGCAATATGGCGAACCCAACGACTGGGAGCAGAGTCTGGCCGTTTATGATGGAGTGGGTTTCATGAGCGGCGATGAGCAGGAGATGCCCTCCTTGAACCGGGTGATGAGCCTCATTGACTACGACCTGGCCATGAAGCATCCACTGGAGCGCACTTGGACTCTTTGGCACTGGGAGAACGATCGCACCAAGAGCTGGACCGAAATGCTCAGCGATGTGACCAGTTTCAATACTGTGGAGGACTTCTTTAG TGTGTACTACTTTGTCAAGCCGCCATCGGATCTGAAGATCTTCAACGACTATATGGTCTTTAAAGAAGGTGTACG TCCCATGTGGGAGGATGATGCTAACAAGGAGGGTGGTCGTTGGATTATGCTCTTAGACAAGGCCTCCAAGGGCTTTATAGATAAGTTGTGGCACGATTTG CTTTTGTGCATGATTGGGGAGTGCTTCCAATTTTCGGACGAGATATGTGGAGTGGTCATCAACGTGCGCAATAAGGCTAATAAGTTGT CCCTTTGGACAAAGGATTCGCGTAATTCCCGTGCCATCCTGTCCATTGGCACCCAGATGAAGGAGCTGCTGCAGCTGGGCGAACTGGAGCTCCAGTACCAGCTGCACACGGATGCCATGGTGCAGCACGGACCCAATGTGCACTCCATATACAAATTGTAG
- the LOC118877359 gene encoding vitelline membrane protein Vm26Ab produces the protein MFKFAAIFFAVVAVASAKPGIVAPLAAAPLAYTAPAVVGSAAYVAPYASSYTANTVAHSAAFPAAYTAAYTAPIAAAYSAPLAAAYTAPVARFAAPYAAPYAAPYAAAYTSPLAYSSPYVARPYVAAAAAPLLLKK, from the coding sequence GCTGCTATCTTCTTCGCTGTTGTGGCTGTGGCTTCCGCCAAGCCTGGTATTGTGGCTCCTCTGGCCGCCGCTCCTCTGGCTTATACCGCTCCCGCTGTGGTGGGAAGTGCCGCCTACGTGGCTCCCTACGCCTCCAGCTACACCGCCAACACGGTGGCCCACAGCGCCGCCTTCCCCGCCGCCTACACCGCCGCCTATACCGCCCCCATTGCTGCCGCCTACAGCGCCCCCCTTGCTGCCGCCTATACCGCTCCAGTGGCCCGCTTTGCCGCTCCTTACGCTGCCCCCTACGCCGCCCCTTACGCCGCCGCATACACCTCCCCCCTGGCCTACAGCTCGCCCTACGTGGCCCGTCCCTACGTCGCCGCCGCTGCCGCTCCTCTGCTGCTGAAGAAGTAA
- the LOC108012669 gene encoding uncharacterized protein, giving the protein MTRYNFMSVMEDLAVDFTVSKERHQRFIHDSRMLSLAIQKQLQSDGAVFKDYLGQLHKTAAHVNNLSLDMPLNFDIFLPIRLPVAVVPSYDEEQRSVGFTRANYRHPFFFGNAVNAKSMNLLLQRELQVAISKLKSVTSSCTKRIYDLKYSVLSFNQVPFVHQVVAMERHSNRQRFIRFDFVLAVEFDGAEMTLPPYFGAYIGNRWIAYGLLSVDGDPNPAEWAVLVPKLQDSSPGDCLIALNCMIMLFRLLSAQQCYCFALPASVKFAFFMAVEERGLDFQRMSIADLTVTTLFHLLFGTMYQAVARNTRGDKATRNSRLMAIRKQQLRARGIYAMLADAVLRNSITSEFVNAFFWHIHISPPPVCFYQSLVEVRDTDTALKRKRSTSSSPKPAKLN; this is encoded by the exons ATGACGCGTTACAACTTTATGAGTGTAATGGAGGATCTGGCTGTGGACTTTACGGTGAGCAAGGAGCGTCACCAACGCTTCATCCACGATTCACGCATGCTGTCCTTGGCCATTCAGAAGCAGTTGCAAAGCGATGGTGCAGTTTTCAAGGATTACCTGGGGCAGCTACACAAAACGG CAGCCCATGTAAACAACTTGAGCCTGGATATGCCGCTGAACTTTGACATTTTCCTGCCCATCCGCCTGCCGGTGGCAGTGGTGCCCAGTTACGATGAGGAGCAACGCAGTGTGGGATTCACCAGGGCCAACTATCGTCACCCGTTCTTCTTCGGCAATGCGGTGAATGCCAAGAGCATGAACCTCCTCCTCCAGCGGGAACTCCAGGTGGCCATATCCAAACTAAAGAGTGTGACCTCCTCCTGCACCAAGAGGATCTACGATCTGAAGTATTCGGTGCTGAGCTTTAACCAGGTGCCCTTCGTCCACCAAGTGGTGGCCATGGAGCGCCACAGCAACCGGCAGCGTTTCATCCGTTTCGACTTTGTCCTGGCCGTGGAATTCGATGGTGCCGAGATGACTCTGCCGCCGTATTTTGGGGCATATATTGGTAATCGTTGGATCGCCTATGGACTGTTGAGCGTCGATGGCGATCCCAATCCGGCAGAGTGGGCCGTCCTGGTGCCCAAGTTGCAGGATTCGTCGCCGGGCGACTGCCTCATCGCTTTGAACTGCATGATCATGCTGTTCCGCCTGCTGAGTGCCCAACAGTGCTACTGCTTCGCCCTGCCCGCCTCCGTCAAGTTCGCCTTCTTCATGGCCGTCGAGGAGCGCGGACTGGACTTCCAGCGCATGAGCATCGCCGACTTGACCGTCACG ACCCTGTTCCACCTGCTGTTCGGGACCATGTACCAGGCGGTGGCCAGGAACACCAGGGGCGACAAGGCCACCCGGAACAGTAGGCTGATGGCCATCCGGAAGCAGCAGCTGCGAGCCAGAGGCATCTACGCCATGCTGGCGGATGCAGTGCTCCGGAACTCGATCACCAGCGAGTTTGTCAACGCCTTCTTCTGGCACATCCACATCTCACCGCCGCCCGTTTGCTTCTATCAGTCCCTGGTCGAGGTAAGGGACACCGATACGGCTTTGAAAAGGAAGCGGAGCACCTCTTCAAGTCCTAAGCCTGCAAAGTTAAATTGA